From one Eptesicus fuscus isolate TK198812 chromosome 21, DD_ASM_mEF_20220401, whole genome shotgun sequence genomic stretch:
- the LOC129147750 gene encoding zinc finger protein 420-like, whose product MSNHNIHQVIPIVEKTHKGSKCVQSFQQSTNYNEQENMHTGEEAYKWDPCGRAFIQIFNRNRQKKIHNREKLYTCVDSGKTSIWSSGCTVNQRIQPGEKPYKCKACGKAFKCHSSLIVHKGRIHTIAKFYKLGENGKGLSESSRHTQHHRNHTGQKSYKCSECDKAFSRPSTLSIHQTVHTGEKPYKCRECGKSFRRSSYLTTHQIIHTGEKPYKCRECGKAFTRRSTLSIHLRIHTGEKPYECNECGKAFRQFSHFTYHQRVHTREKPYKCRDCGKACRNSSDLTKHQRVHTGEKPYKCRECGKVFSWPSNLTIHQRVHTGQKPYKCVECGKAFIDSSNLQNHQSVHTGEKPYKCRECGKAFSNSAKLNRHHRVHSGEKPYKCRECSKVFSQSFSLNRHQRVHTGEKPYKCRECGKAFRCSYSVYIHQRVHTGEKPYKCRECGKTFSESSKLNRHHKIHTGDKAYKCRECGKAFIRSSHLTYHQRVHNGEKPYKCRECGKAFNESERLNIHQRVHTGEKPYKCRECGKAFRSSSSHNLHQRVHTGEKPYKCRECGKFFRWSSQLTKHKKVHPGEKPHE is encoded by the coding sequence ATGTCCAATCACAACATACATCAGGTTATTCCTATTGTGGAGAAGACACACAAAGGAAGTAAATGTGTCCAGTCTTTTCAGCAGTCTACAAATTACAATGAACAAGAGAATATGCATACTGGGGAGGAGGCTTACAAATGGGATCCGTGTGGGAGGGCCTTCATTCAAATATTCAATCGAAATAGACAGAAAAAAATCCATAATAGAGAAAAACTTTACACATGTGTAGATTCTGGTAAAACATCTATTTGGTCTTCAGGTTGCACTGTAAATCAGAGAATTCaacctggagagaagccttacaaatgtaaagcatgtggcaaagcctttaaatGTCATTCATCTCTTATTGTACATAAGGGAAGAATTCATACTATTGCAAAATTTTACAAACTCGGAGAAAATGGAAAAGGCTTGAGTGAGTCCTCAAGACACACTCAACATCATAGAAATCATACGGGACAAAAGTCTTATAAATGTTCAGAATGTGACAAAGCCTTTAGTCGGCCCTCAACCCTTAGTATTCATCAGacagttcatactggagagaagccttataaatgtagagaatgtggcaaatccTTTAGACGTTCCTCATACCTTACTACGCATCAGAtcattcatactggagagaagccttataaatgtagagaatgtggcaaagcctttaccCGGCGCTCTACTCTTAGTATTCACctgagaattcacactggagagaaaccttatgaatgtaatgaatgtggcaaAGCTTTTAGACAGTTCTCACACTTtacttatcatcagagagttcacacacgagagaagccttataaatgtagagattGTGGCAAAGCCTGTCGCAACTCCTCAGACCTTACTaagcatcagagagttcatactggagagaagccttataaatgtagagaatgtggcaaagtcTTTAGCTGGCCCTCAAACCTTACTAtccatcagagagttcatactggacagaagccttataaatgtgtagaatgtggcaaagcctttatcGATTCCTCCAACCTTCAAAATCATCAGAGTgttcatactggagaaaagccttataaatgtagagaatgtggcaaagcgtTCAGTAATTCTGCAAAACTTAATCGACATCACAGAGTTCattctggagagaagccttataagtGTAGAGAATGTAGCAAAGTCTTTAGCCAGTCCTTCTCCCTTAatcgtcatcagagagttcatactggagagaagccttataaatgtagggAATGTGGCAAAGCTTTTAGATGTTCGTACTCCGTTTATATTCATCAGAgggttcatactggagagaagccttataaatgtagggAATGTGGCAAAACCTTCAGTGAGTCCTCAAAACTTAATCGCCATCATAAAATTCATACTGGAGATAAggcttataaatgtagagaatgtggcaaagcctttatcCGGTCCTCACACCTTACTTATCATCAGAGAGTGCATAATGgggagaagccttataaatgtagagaatgtggcaaagccttcaatGAGTCCGAACGACTTAATatacatcagagagttcatactggagagaaaccttataaatgtagagaatgtggcaaagcctttagaaGTTCCTCGTCCCATAATCTACATCAGAGAGtccatactggagagaagccttataaatgtagagaatgtggcaaattCTTCAGATGGTCCTCACAACTTACTAAGCATAAGAAAGTTCATCCTGGAGAGAAGCCACATGAATGA